The DNA sequence AGAAGGGTTCAGGCTTTATTTTTTGTGTCGTAAATTTTCTGAACAATTTCCAGGAGGGCATTGATTCGCTATTTTTTGTGTGTTATACTCAATTTATCAAGTAAATGATAATGAATCTCATTCTTATTTAGAGTGGTTTGCTGATGAGAATCATTATAAACAATAAAAATACTCGGAAAAGGATTCATTCATGAAACTACGTTATCTTGTTGTAGCACTCATCATCTTTTCCGTGGTATCCATCTTCCTGGGCGTTTCGGATATTTCCATTCTAGATGTATTCCATCTGAATGCGGATCAGAGAAAAGTTCTGATAATTAGCCGATTGCCAAGACTTGCGAGCATTCTAATTGCGGGCATGAGCATGAGTATCTGCGGTTTGATCATGCAGCAGCTGAGCCGGAATAAATTCGTATCTCCGACAACAGCAGGTACGCTTGATTCAGCTAAGCTGGGCATTCTCGTTTCAATGATGATTTTCACATCGGCAAGTCCGATTCAGAAAATGGCTTTCTCATTTTTGTTTGCGCTTGCAGGTACGTTTGCTTTCATGAAGATTCTGGACCACGTCAAATTTAAAGATGCCGTATTCATTCCGCTCGTCGGATTGATGTTCGGTAATATTATTGGATCAATTTCTTCTTTTATTGGCTATCGTTATGATTTGATTCAGAACATGGCTTCCTGGATGCTTGGAGATTTTTCCATGGTACTCAGCGGGCGGTACGAGCTTATGTATATCAGTATCCCTTTACTCATCCTTGCTTTCATATATGCCAATAAGTTCACGATTGCCGGCATGGGTGAAGACTTCTCCAAAAATCTCGGACTTAATTACAGGCAGATTGTGAACCTCGGACTCATTATCGTCGCATTGATTACAGCTTCTGTCGTGTTGAGTGTTGGGGTCATTCCATTCCTTGGATTAATCATTCCGAATATCGTTACAATTTATCAAGGGGACAATTTGAAGAAGAGTCTGGCCCATACAGCTTTGCTTGGTGCCAATTTCGTACTTGTCTGTGACATTATAGGCAGGATAGTGATCTATCCATATGAAGTTCCAATCAGTCTGACCGTCGGGGTAATTGGCAGCGGAATCTTCATTTATCTGTTGCTAAGGAGAAAGAAATATGGGCTATAAACAAAAAATCTTGATCCTGGCAATCATAGCATTTGCATTCATTGGTCTTTTCATTTTCTATGATTTACATGGAAACATTGGTTACATTTTGCCAAGACGAATATTGAAGCTGGTGGCAATTATCCTAACTGGTGGTGGAATTGCTTTTGCCACAGTTATTTTTATGACCATTACAAACAATCGGATACTCACTCCGAGTGTTATGGGACTGGATTCGCTCTATTTGCTTATTCAGACACTGATGATATTCCTGTTCGGTTCCAAGTCATTGATCATGATGGACAGCAATATCAATTATCTTATTTCCCTTGCTGCGATGGTACTGTTCGCACTTATTCTGTTCAGACTCCTGTTCAAGGGAGAGAAGAACAATATTTATTTCCTGCTTCTAATCGGCATGATCATGGGAACGTTTTTCTCGAGTTTCACATCCTTCATGCAAGTGCTTATAGATCCCAATGAATTCATGATCGCACAGGATAAGATGTTTGCCAGTATTAATAATGTCAATTCGAATCTGGTTTACTTGTCGCTTATCATTATTGCTGTTGTAATTGTTTACTTCATCCGATTGTACAAGTATTTGGATGTCATTGGGCTCGGTCGGGACGAGGCAATTAACTTAGGCGTTCCATATGAGTATGTTGTGAAAAGGCTTCTCGTTATTGTTACAGTAATCATATCAGTGGCGACTGCACTTATTGGTCCAATTACTTTTCTTGGACTGCTCGTAGTCAATCTTGCATACGAGCTCATGAAGACATTCCGTCATTCATATATCATTATTTGTTCGGTGTTGATCAGTATTATTGCACTTGTCGGTGGACAGTTCATTATTGAGAAAGTATTCGTATTCCAGGCGACAGTCGGTACAATCATCAACTTTGCCGGAGGAATCTACTTCCTATTTCTATTGTTAAAGGAGAATCAGTCATGGTAGATATCAAAGGTTTGTTCAAATCGTACAATAAGAAAAAAGTGATTAAAGACGTTTCCCTCTCAGTTGAAAAAGGGACACT is a window from the Aciduricibacillus chroicocephali genome containing:
- a CDS encoding iron chelate uptake ABC transporter family permease subunit; the encoded protein is MGYKQKILILAIIAFAFIGLFIFYDLHGNIGYILPRRILKLVAIILTGGGIAFATVIFMTITNNRILTPSVMGLDSLYLLIQTLMIFLFGSKSLIMMDSNINYLISLAAMVLFALILFRLLFKGEKNNIYFLLLIGMIMGTFFSSFTSFMQVLIDPNEFMIAQDKMFASINNVNSNLVYLSLIIIAVVIVYFIRLYKYLDVIGLGRDEAINLGVPYEYVVKRLLVIVTVIISVATALIGPITFLGLLVVNLAYELMKTFRHSYIIICSVLISIIALVGGQFIIEKVFVFQATVGTIINFAGGIYFLFLLLKENQSW
- a CDS encoding ABC transporter permease, whose translation is MKLRYLVVALIIFSVVSIFLGVSDISILDVFHLNADQRKVLIISRLPRLASILIAGMSMSICGLIMQQLSRNKFVSPTTAGTLDSAKLGILVSMMIFTSASPIQKMAFSFLFALAGTFAFMKILDHVKFKDAVFIPLVGLMFGNIIGSISSFIGYRYDLIQNMASWMLGDFSMVLSGRYELMYISIPLLILAFIYANKFTIAGMGEDFSKNLGLNYRQIVNLGLIIVALITASVVLSVGVIPFLGLIIPNIVTIYQGDNLKKSLAHTALLGANFVLVCDIIGRIVIYPYEVPISLTVGVIGSGIFIYLLLRRKKYGL